Proteins from a genomic interval of Nasonia vitripennis strain AsymCx chromosome 3, Nvit_psr_1.1, whole genome shotgun sequence:
- the LOC100121363 gene encoding 85/88 kDa calcium-independent phospholipase A2 isoform X2, with protein MKICREIGSVNRIQKLCDTLVEHPTWNLAHISAHLLLYDAFNHDVVNSLLNSSDEETGASPLQVAIQTNNLRIVQMLISAKSSLEHLDFKLNTVYHYAANSTKDIILALGSDLPNTLNSRNSDGYTPMHIACLNDKPEYVKALLLIGADVNIPASEGVSATTPGFIGDFLHNQPNSLKTDDMKFGGTPLHWSCSREVMNALIEKNCNIDALNFEGRTALHIMVIRKRLECVAALLSHMANINIVDKEGNSPLHLAVTQSTPTIVQLLIAFGAEINAKNWKSQSPRHLVNIDTNDGQKILYILHAVGAERCPTDMKGCSIGCKHNENFDGVAPPEPPTVAPRTVLDQMLYVSSMEKMATKKRKRTKGGRLLCLDGGGIRGLVLVQTLLEVESVLQKPISSCFDWISGTSTGGILALGIATGKNLKECQALYFRIKDNAFVGRRPYDSEPLENALKETLGEVTVMADIQNPKLMITGVLADRKPVDLHLFRNYDSPSKILNVPVSDKFKATLEPEEQLLWKAARATGAAPSYFRAFGRFLDGGLIANNPTLDAMTEIHEYNLALEAVDRSNEVVPLSLVVSVGTGLIPMSPLQNVDVYRPGGIFDTAKLAMGISTLATLVVDQATASDGRVVDRARTWCSMIGVPYYRLNPQLSAEVPMDEKSDTVLAEMMWTAKAFMHANRDQIKELAAVLSSVSDD; from the exons ATGAAAATATGTCGTGAG atAGGGAGTGTTAACAGAATACAAAAGCTATGCGATACATTAGTAGAGCATCCAACATGGAATTTGGCTCATATTTCAGCTCATCTATTGTTATACGATGCTTTCAACCATGATGTTGTAAATAGTTTATTAAATAGTAGTGACGAAGAAACTGGAGCGTCTCCACTTCAAGTTGCTATACAAACCAACAATTTACGAATAGTACAAATGTTAATCTCAGCAAAGAGCTCATTGGAGCATCtagattttaaattaaatacaGTTTACCATTATGCAGCCAATTCAACAAAAGACATCATTTTAGCCTTAGGTTCTGATCTTCCAAATACCTTAAACAGTAGAAACTCGGATGGCTATACACCTATGCATATCGCTTGCCTCAACGATAAACCTGAATATGTTAAAGCACTTTTGCTTATTGGAGCAGATGTCAATATTCCTGCATCTGAAG GTGTATCAGCAACAACTCCAGGGTTCATTGGCGACTTTCTCCACAATCAACCCAACAGTTTAAAGACGGACGATATGAAATTTGGTGGAACACCCCTGCACTGGTCTTGCAGCAGAGAAGTCATGAATGCGCtgatagaaaaaaattgtaacatTGATGCTCTGAATTTCGAAGGTAGAACAGCCCTTCACATCATGGTAATCAGAAAAAGACTCGAGTGCGTGGCAGCACTCCTGAGCCACATGGCCAACATcaacatagtcgacaaagaagGAAATTCACCGTTACATTTGGCAGTAACTCAATCAACGCCTACGATAGTACAGCTGTTGATAGCTTTTGGTGCGGAAATAAACGCAAAGAACTGGAAGTCCCAGAGTCCCCGTCATCTCGTCAACATAGACACCAACGACGGTCAGAAGATACTGTACATCTTGCACGCAGTCGGTGCCGAGCGCTGTCCGACCGACATGAAGGGTTGCAGTATTGGCTGCAAGCACAACGAGAATTTTGACGGCGTTGCACCGCCTGAGCCACCTACAGTGGCGCCTCGGACCGTCCTCGATCAGATGCTCTACGTATCGAGTATGGAAAAGATGGCCACTAAGAAGCGCAAGCGCACGAAAGGTGGACGGTTGCTATGTCTGGACGGAGGTGGCATCAGAGGCTTAGTTCTCGTGCAAACTCTACTGGAGGTCGAAAGCGTGCTGCAGAAGCCTATATCGAGCTGTTTTGATTGGATTTCTGGTACTTCCACTG GAGGAATTTTGGCACTTGGCATAGCCACAGGAAAGAATTTAAAGGAGTGCCAGGCTCTCTACTTCCGTATAAAAGATAATGCATTCGTGGGAAGGCGACCGTACGACAGTGAGCCTTTGGAAAATGCATTGAAGGAAACGTTAG GCGAGGTGACGGTGATGGCGGACATTCAAAACCCTAAGCTGATGATCACGGGTGTTCTAGCTGATCGAAAGCCCGTAGATCTGCATTTGTTCCGGAATTACGATTCCCCGAGCAAGATTCTAAACGTTCCAGTCAGCGATAAATTTAAGGCGACTCTTGAACCGGAGGAGCAGTTGCTGTGGAAAGCAGCAAGAGCGACTGGAGCTGCGCCTTCCTACTTCCGAGCTTTCGGGCGATTTCTCGATGGAGGCCTCATTGCCAACAATCCCACTCTCGATGCCATGACCGAGATACACGAGTATAATCTTGCCTTAGAAGCTGTCGATCGTTCCAACGAAGTTGTGCCCCTGTCGTTGGTCGTTTCGGTGGGCACTGGATTAATACCTATGTCGCCGCTGCAGAATGTTGATGTGTACCGTCCTGGGGGCATTTTTGATACTGCTAAATTAG CTATGGGTATATCGACGTTGGCGACACTGGTGGTGGATCAGGCGACAGCGAGTGACGGCCGCGTGGTGGACCGAGCGCGTACCTGGTGCTCGATGATCGGCGTACCATACTACAGATTAAATCCGCAGCTATCTGCCGAGGTACCGATGGACGAGAAGAGTGACACTGTTCTAGCTGAGATGATGTGGACTGCCAAGGCGTTCATGCATGCCAACAGGGATCAGATCAAAGAGCTTGCAGCTGTCCTCAGCTCTGTTTCCGATGATTAG
- the LOC116415683 gene encoding 85/88 kDa calcium-independent phospholipase A2, whose product MAWLENIASSVRNYFADVPGTHVQEVKTTDYDKRHIHGRADGIILYAPGKSEKQKYDIVLQRPCTATLYQGYSLFRSDNLEEAESRFTIYKDKVPLLMEICREIVNATVIQKLCDTLVEHPTWNLAHISAYLLFYDAFNHDVVSSLLNSSDEETGASPLQVAIQTNNLRIVQMLMSANKSLLEHLDFKANTVYHYAANSTKDIILALGSDLANTVNSLNADGYAPMHIACLNNKPECVTALFLIGADVNIPASQGGRPLHWSCSREVINALIDKNCEIDALNFEGRTALHIMVMKKRLDCVAAVLSHMANINIVDKDGNSALHLAVTRSTPTIVQLLIAFGADINAKNGKSQSPRHLVNKDTNDGQKILYILHAVGAERCSPDMKGCSIGCKHNENFDGVAPPEPPTAVPRTVLDRILYVSSMEKMASMESKRTKGGRLLCLDGGGIRGLVLVQTLLEVESVLQKPISRCFDWIAGTSTGGILALSIAAGKSLKECQALYFRIKDNAFVGKRPYDGEPLENALKEALGEETVMADIRNPKLMITGVLADRKPVDLHLFRNYDSPSKILNISVSDDKFKATLEPEEQLLWKAARASGAAPSYFRAFGRFLDGGLIANNPTLDAMTEIHEYNIALKAVDRSDEVAPLSLVVSLGTGLIPMSQLQNVDVYRPEGIFETAKLAMGLSVLATLLVDQATSTDGRVVDRARTWCSMIGVPFYRFNPQLSAEVELDEKSDAVLAEMMWTAKAFMYANKDQMKELAAVLDSVSDD is encoded by the exons ATGGCGTGGCTTGAAAATATCGCTTCCAGTGTTCGGAACTATTTTGCCGATGTACCTGGAACTCATGTACAAGAGGTGAAGACGACCGATTATGACAAAAGACACATTCACGGTCGAGCGGACGGAATTATATTGTACGCTCCTGGAAAGTCGGAAAAACAGAAGTATGATATTGTCTTGCAGAGACCATGCACTGCAACCTTGTATCAAGGCTACAG tCTGTTTCGATCTGATAATCTCGAAGAAGCGGAATCTCGATTCACCATTTACAAAGACAAGGTTCCACTTCTCATGGAAATATGTCGTGAg ATAGTAAACGCTACTGTAATACAGAAGCTATGCGATACATTAGTAGAGCATCCAACATGGAATTTGGCTCATATTTCAGCTTATCTATTGTTCTACGATGCTTTCAACCACGATGTTGTGAGTAGTTTATTGAACAGTAGCGACGAAGAAACTGGAGCGTCTCCACTTCAAGTTGCTATACAAACCAACAATTTACGAATAGTACAAATGTTAATGTCAGCCAATAAGAGCTTATTAGAGCATTTAGATTTCAAAGCTAATACAGTTTACCATTATGCAGCCAATTCAACAAAAGACATCATTTTAGCCTTAGGTTCTGATCTTGCGAATACGGTAAACAGTTTAAACGCCGATGGTTACGCCCCTATGCATATCGCTTGTCTCAACAataaacctgaatgtgtaacgGCACTTTTTCTTATTGGAGCAGATGTCAATATTCCTGCGTCGCAag GTGGAAGGCCCCTGCACTGGTCTTGCAGCCGGGAAGTCATAAATGCGCTGATAGACAAAAATTGCGAGATTGACGCTCTGAATTTTGAAGGTAGAACGGCTCTTCACATCATGGTCATGAAGAAACGGCTCGATTGTGTGGCAGCTGTCCTGAGCCACATGGCCAACATcaacatagtcgacaaagatggAAACTCTGCACTACACTTGGCAGTAACTCGGTCAACGCCTACGATAGTGCAGCTGCTGATAGCCTTTGGCGCAGATATCAACGCGAAAAACGGGAAGTCCCAGAGTCCCCGTCATCTCGTCAACAAAGACACCAACGACGGTCAGAAGATACTGTACATCTTGCACGCAGTCGGTGCCGAGCGTTGTTCGCCCGACATGAAGGGTTGCAGTATTGGCTGCAAGCACAACGAGAATTTTGACGGCGTTGCACCGCCTGAACCGCCTACAGCTGTGCCCCGGACCGTCCTCGATCGGATACTCTACGTATCGAGTATGGAAAAGATGGCATCGATGGAGAGCAAGCGTACGAAAGGTGGAAGGTTGCTGTGTCTGGACGGAGGCGGCATCAGAGGATTAGTTCTCGTGCAAACTCTTCTGGAGGTCGAAAGCGTGCTGCAGAAGCCTATATCGCGTTGCTTCGATTGGATCGCTGGTACTTCCACTG GAGGAATTTTGGCACTTAGCATAGCCGCAGGAAAGAGTTTAAAGGAGTGTCAAGCTCTTTACTTCCGTATAAAGGATAATGCATTCGTGGGAAAGCGTCCGTACGACGGCGAGCCTCTGGAAAATGCATTGAAAGAAGCTTTAG gAGAGGAGACGGTGATGGCGGACATTCGAAACCCCAAACTGATGATCACGGGTGTTCTAGCTGATCGAAAGCCCGTGGATCTGCATTTGTTCCGCAATTACGACTCTCCGAGCAAGATCTTGAATATTTCAGTCAGCGACGATAAATTTAAGGCAACTCTCGAACCGGAGGAGCAGTTGCTGTGGAAAGCAGCAAGAGCGTCTGGAGCTGCGCCTTCCTACTTCCGAGCTTTCGGGCGATTTCTCGATGGAGGCCTTATTGCAAACAACCCCACTCTCGATGCCATGACCGAGATACACGAGTACAATATTGCCCTGAAAGCCGTCGATCGCTCCGATGAGGTTGCTCCTCTGTCGCTGGTCGTTTCGTTGGGTACCGGACTAATACCGATGTCGCAGCTGCAAAATGTTGATGTGTATCGACCTGAGGGTATTTTTGAAACTGCCAAATTAG CTATGGGTCTCTCGGTGCTGGCGACGTTGTTGGTGGATCAGGCGACATCGACTGACGGCCGCGTGGTGGACCGTGCGCGCACCTGGTGCTCGATGATCGGCGTGCCATTCTATAGATTTAATCCGCAGCTATCTGCGGAGGTGGAGCTGGACGAGAAGAGTGACGCTGTTCTCGCTGAGATGATGTGGACTGCCAAAGCGTTTATGTATGCCAACAAGGATCAGATGAAGGAGCTTGCGGCTGTCCTTGACTCCGTTTCCGATGATTAG
- the LOC103317406 gene encoding uncharacterized protein LOC103317406 has product MNFCEAFIMEECNANPDPIDALCTFSECSFSLRQSFGDGQRVGDRMFDRQVTVWTGMVGNRLIGPFFVDGCKIRAEQYLVLLRESIVPAIRSIERELGTKIYFQQDGRTSAHKSLNVTDYLNSEFPNLWFGLQTRLAWPQRVLRI; this is encoded by the exons ATGAACTTCTGCGAAGCTTTCATCATGGAGGAGTGCAATGCGAATCCGGATCCGATCGACGCATTATGCACGTTCAGCGAGTGCAGCTTTTCGTTGAGACAATCATTCGGCGACGGACAGAGAGTTGGGGATCGGATGTTCGATCGTCAAGTGACCGTATGGACGGGGATGGTTGGCAATCGGCTGATTGGGCCGTTTTTCGTCGACGGGTGTAAGATAAGGGCGGAACAGTATCTCGTGCTGCTGCGCGAGAGCATCGTGCCGGCGATTCGGAGCATCGAGCGGGAGCTTGGA aCAAAAATCTACTTTCAACAAGACGGCCGTACATCAGCCCACAAAAGCCTCAACGTGACGGATTACTTGAACAGCGAATTTCCAAACCTATGGTTCGGTCTTCAAACTCGACTGGCATGGCCGCAGCGCGTTCTCCGGATTTGA
- the LOC100121363 gene encoding 85/88 kDa calcium-independent phospholipase A2 isoform X1 encodes MAWLGNIANTVLQKFLPDVPGNHVQEVRTNNYHKRHIHCREDGIVLYTPENVEKEKYDIVLHRPCTETLHQGYSLFRSDNLEEAESRFIIYKDRVPVLMKICREIGSVNRIQKLCDTLVEHPTWNLAHISAHLLLYDAFNHDVVNSLLNSSDEETGASPLQVAIQTNNLRIVQMLISAKSSLEHLDFKLNTVYHYAANSTKDIILALGSDLPNTLNSRNSDGYTPMHIACLNDKPEYVKALLLIGADVNIPASEGVSATTPGFIGDFLHNQPNSLKTDDMKFGGTPLHWSCSREVMNALIEKNCNIDALNFEGRTALHIMVIRKRLECVAALLSHMANINIVDKEGNSPLHLAVTQSTPTIVQLLIAFGAEINAKNWKSQSPRHLVNIDTNDGQKILYILHAVGAERCPTDMKGCSIGCKHNENFDGVAPPEPPTVAPRTVLDQMLYVSSMEKMATKKRKRTKGGRLLCLDGGGIRGLVLVQTLLEVESVLQKPISSCFDWISGTSTGGILALGIATGKNLKECQALYFRIKDNAFVGRRPYDSEPLENALKETLGEVTVMADIQNPKLMITGVLADRKPVDLHLFRNYDSPSKILNVPVSDKFKATLEPEEQLLWKAARATGAAPSYFRAFGRFLDGGLIANNPTLDAMTEIHEYNLALEAVDRSNEVVPLSLVVSVGTGLIPMSPLQNVDVYRPGGIFDTAKLAMGISTLATLVVDQATASDGRVVDRARTWCSMIGVPYYRLNPQLSAEVPMDEKSDTVLAEMMWTAKAFMHANRDQIKELAAVLSSVSDD; translated from the exons ATGGCGTGGCTTGGAAATATTGCTAACACCGTACTTCAGAAATTCTTACCTGACGTACCTGGAAATCACGTGCAAGAGGTAAGGACAAATAACTATCACAAGAGACACATCCATTGTCGAGAGGATGGAATTGTCTTGTACACTCCTGAAAACGTGGAAAAGGAGAAGTACGATATTGTTTTGCACAGGCCATGCACTGAAACCTTGCATCAAGGCTATAG tCTGTTTCGATCCGATAATCTAGAAGAGGCAGAATctagatttattatttacaaagaCAGAGTCCCAGTTCTCATGAAAATATGTCGTGAG atAGGGAGTGTTAACAGAATACAAAAGCTATGCGATACATTAGTAGAGCATCCAACATGGAATTTGGCTCATATTTCAGCTCATCTATTGTTATACGATGCTTTCAACCATGATGTTGTAAATAGTTTATTAAATAGTAGTGACGAAGAAACTGGAGCGTCTCCACTTCAAGTTGCTATACAAACCAACAATTTACGAATAGTACAAATGTTAATCTCAGCAAAGAGCTCATTGGAGCATCtagattttaaattaaatacaGTTTACCATTATGCAGCCAATTCAACAAAAGACATCATTTTAGCCTTAGGTTCTGATCTTCCAAATACCTTAAACAGTAGAAACTCGGATGGCTATACACCTATGCATATCGCTTGCCTCAACGATAAACCTGAATATGTTAAAGCACTTTTGCTTATTGGAGCAGATGTCAATATTCCTGCATCTGAAG GTGTATCAGCAACAACTCCAGGGTTCATTGGCGACTTTCTCCACAATCAACCCAACAGTTTAAAGACGGACGATATGAAATTTGGTGGAACACCCCTGCACTGGTCTTGCAGCAGAGAAGTCATGAATGCGCtgatagaaaaaaattgtaacatTGATGCTCTGAATTTCGAAGGTAGAACAGCCCTTCACATCATGGTAATCAGAAAAAGACTCGAGTGCGTGGCAGCACTCCTGAGCCACATGGCCAACATcaacatagtcgacaaagaagGAAATTCACCGTTACATTTGGCAGTAACTCAATCAACGCCTACGATAGTACAGCTGTTGATAGCTTTTGGTGCGGAAATAAACGCAAAGAACTGGAAGTCCCAGAGTCCCCGTCATCTCGTCAACATAGACACCAACGACGGTCAGAAGATACTGTACATCTTGCACGCAGTCGGTGCCGAGCGCTGTCCGACCGACATGAAGGGTTGCAGTATTGGCTGCAAGCACAACGAGAATTTTGACGGCGTTGCACCGCCTGAGCCACCTACAGTGGCGCCTCGGACCGTCCTCGATCAGATGCTCTACGTATCGAGTATGGAAAAGATGGCCACTAAGAAGCGCAAGCGCACGAAAGGTGGACGGTTGCTATGTCTGGACGGAGGTGGCATCAGAGGCTTAGTTCTCGTGCAAACTCTACTGGAGGTCGAAAGCGTGCTGCAGAAGCCTATATCGAGCTGTTTTGATTGGATTTCTGGTACTTCCACTG GAGGAATTTTGGCACTTGGCATAGCCACAGGAAAGAATTTAAAGGAGTGCCAGGCTCTCTACTTCCGTATAAAAGATAATGCATTCGTGGGAAGGCGACCGTACGACAGTGAGCCTTTGGAAAATGCATTGAAGGAAACGTTAG GCGAGGTGACGGTGATGGCGGACATTCAAAACCCTAAGCTGATGATCACGGGTGTTCTAGCTGATCGAAAGCCCGTAGATCTGCATTTGTTCCGGAATTACGATTCCCCGAGCAAGATTCTAAACGTTCCAGTCAGCGATAAATTTAAGGCGACTCTTGAACCGGAGGAGCAGTTGCTGTGGAAAGCAGCAAGAGCGACTGGAGCTGCGCCTTCCTACTTCCGAGCTTTCGGGCGATTTCTCGATGGAGGCCTCATTGCCAACAATCCCACTCTCGATGCCATGACCGAGATACACGAGTATAATCTTGCCTTAGAAGCTGTCGATCGTTCCAACGAAGTTGTGCCCCTGTCGTTGGTCGTTTCGGTGGGCACTGGATTAATACCTATGTCGCCGCTGCAGAATGTTGATGTGTACCGTCCTGGGGGCATTTTTGATACTGCTAAATTAG CTATGGGTATATCGACGTTGGCGACACTGGTGGTGGATCAGGCGACAGCGAGTGACGGCCGCGTGGTGGACCGAGCGCGTACCTGGTGCTCGATGATCGGCGTACCATACTACAGATTAAATCCGCAGCTATCTGCCGAGGTACCGATGGACGAGAAGAGTGACACTGTTCTAGCTGAGATGATGTGGACTGCCAAGGCGTTCATGCATGCCAACAGGGATCAGATCAAAGAGCTTGCAGCTGTCCTCAGCTCTGTTTCCGATGATTAG